The DNA region GCTCGATTTCAATGACGGCGCAAAGGAAACTATAAAAAAAATAAAAAATGAAGGAATAAAAATGGTTCTTCTGACCCAGATACCAGTTCAGCTTGGAGAACTATTCAAAAAGAGTCTCGGATTTGATTTTATAACGGGGACTGTGTTGGAAGTTAAAAATGGAATTTTTACGGGAAAAGTCTTAGAGTATCACGACAACAAAGCTAGGGAAGCGATGCAAATATTAGAAAGAGAAAAAATATTTCCGGAAGAAGCAGTCTCAATCGGAGACAGGAAAGACGATGCAGAAGTTTTCAAAAAAGTTCGTTTTGGTGTTTCCTATAATGGAGATGAAGCGGCAAGAAAAAACGCTAAATATCAAATAGATGATTTTAAAAAGTTATATGATATAATTGAAAAAGAATCGAATAATTGATTTTATAGCAATATGCCAACAATTGAAGAATTACAAACTGAGATCGAAAATATAAAGGTCCGGAACAGGCGGGTGGAGGCCGATAAAGCGTGGGAAACAAGCTGGGCAAGGAAAATGACAATTTCCGTTCTTACGTATTTTGTCATGGTCGTATTTTTCTATTTTGCAAATCTTCCAAAGCCATTTGTAAATGCAATCGTCCCATCGATCGCTTTTATTATTTCGACGCTGACAATATCTTTTTTTAAACAAATGTGGATCAAAAATAATTACAAAAAATAATATGACACTATCAGAATCGGAAATAAAAAAAATAACCGGGCTTTCAGAAGAAGAGGTGAAAAACAGTTTCGAAAAGCACGGATATAACGAGCTTCCCTCCTCGAAGAAAAGAAGCTTCATGAAGATAATCGAAGAAGTTCTCCAGGAGCCCATGTTCATTCTGCTTGTCATAGCCGGTTCGGTTTATCTTGTTCTTGGAAGTACTGAAGAGGCTTTCCTGCTTCTGGGGTTTGTTTTTGTCATTGTCGGGATCACGATATATCAGGAAAACAAGACTGAGAATGCGCTCGATGCCCTTCGAAAAATGTCCAGTCCCCGTGCGCTGGTCATCAGAGGCGGAAAGCAAAAAAGGATCCCCGGGGTGGAGGTTGTGCCTGGAGATATCATAGTTCTCAAAGAAGGCGACAGGATCCCTGCCGACGCTGAACTCCTCTGGACGAGGAATTTGTCGGTTGATGAATCCCTTCTTACAGGTGAATCCGTTCCTGTCCGGAAAGATCCTTCGAATAAAAATAGCGGATCGTCAAGAAAGACCGAGGAAGAAAGATCGTCCATTATCTATTCCGGAAGCTTGGTGGTGCAGGGACAGGGGGTTGCAAAGGTCAGAACTACCGGGATCAACACTGAAATGGGAAAGATAGGAAAAGCGCTGGAGGTCATAAAGGAAGAAAGAACGCCTCTTCAGGATCAGACGAAAAGGATCGTAAAAAGCGTATTCGGTATTGTGATCGTATTATTCTTAATAATCATATTGTATTACGGTATTGTGAGGGGCAATTGGACAGAGGGGATATTGTCGGGAATAACTCTTGCCATGGCGCTTCTGCCCGAGGAGTTTCCCGTGGTTCTTACGATATTCCTTGCTCTGGGGGCATGGAGGATCTCCAAGGAGCAGGCGCTGACAAGGAAAATATCCGCAGTTGAGACCCTGGGGTCTTCGACCGTGCTTTGCGTCGATAAGACCGGAACCCTGACCGAGAATAAGATGTCCGTAAGGGAAATATTTACGGAAGGAGAGAACTTTGACGTAAAGGGAAATGAAGACCGCCTTCCGAGCAAGTTTCACGAGATCATAGAATATGGGATCCTGGCGAGCGAGGAAGACCCCTTTGATCCGATGGACAAGGCGATCCAGGATCTCGGAAAAAGGACATTGGCGAATACCAGGCACATTCACACAAAGTGGACTCTTGTCGAAGAATATCCGCTCACCAGAAAACTTCTTGCGATCTCGCATGTCTGGAGGAGGGAAGACGGGGGCGATCATGACGGTTATGTCGTTTCGGCCAAGGGCGCCGTGGAGGCTATTTGCGACCTATGCCATCTTGATGCGGATGAATGTCGGAAAATATCCGTACTCGTTGATTCTATGGCGGCAAACGGGCTCCGGGTCATATCAGTTGCAAAATCCGGTTTTGAAAAAAGCGACCTTCCTTCTTCCCAGCATGATTTCGATTTCAAATTTTTGGGTCTGATCGGACTTGCGGATCCTGTCAGAAAGACAGTGCCGCCTGCCATGAAGGAATGCTATAATGCCGGGATCCGCGTCATTATGATCACCGGAGACTATCCGGCCACTGCAAAGAACATTGCGCGCGAGATCGGACTGAAGAACTATAATGAGATCATAACGGGGCCTGAGCTGGAAAAAATGGGAAGCGAAGAACTCAGGAAAAAAATAAAAGAAGTCAATATCTTTGCGAGAGTCGCTCCGGAGCAGAAGCTTCTTATAGTGAACGCTCTCAAGTCCAATGGAGAGATCGTGGCGATGACGGGAGATGGAGTGAACGATGCTCCGGCGCTGAAATCCGCCCATATCGGAGTTGCAATGGGGGAAAGAGGGACGGATGTGGCAAGGGAATCCGCCGGGATAGTTTTGCTGAATGATGATTTTTCAACAATAGTCAAAGCCGTGAGATTGGGGCGGCGTATCAGCGATAATCTCAAAAAGGCCATGGCTTATATCGTCAGCGTGCATATTCCCATTGCGGGAGTCTCATTTTTTCCGGTCCTTTTCGGCTGGCCGGTCGTTCTTTATCCGGTCCATATAGTATTTCTGGAACTTGTGATCGATCCTGCCTGTACGGTCGTTTTTGAGGCGGAAAAGGAAGAAGCCAACGTCATGAGGCGTCCGCCGAGGGATCCGAAAAAACCGCTTTTCGGAAGCAAGATACTTATCCTGAGCGTGCTGCAGGGGTTCTTCTCTCTTCTTGCGGTCGCTGCGATATTTATGCTGGCGCGCTATTCCGGCCAAAGCGACGAGGAAGCGAGGACACTGGCTTTCATTACCTTGATCACTTCGAACATATCGCTGATCCTGGTGAATCGTTCATGGACAAAGACCATAATTTCCTATATGTTCGTTCCCAATAGGGCCTTGGCTGGGGTTGCCGCGATCGCCATCACGTTCCTTATCATGGCTCTTTATATTCCCGCATTGCAGAGAGTATTTCATTTCGGATTTATGCACTGGGAAGATATAATAACTTCTCTGGCTTTCGGGATATCGAGCATAGTTTGGTTTGAAGCATTGAAATACTATTGTATCCACAGGAATATAAAGCTTCTTGAAAGCTGATGTATAGATGATAATAATAAAGGCAGAAGGACTCAAGAGAGAGAAGGAGGTCCTAGTCTCGTTTGCGAGGTTGGATCCGTTGAAATCGTATAAATAACAAAACTGACCCAAAGATACTTGGGTCAGTTTTTATGCTAAATATATTTTGGGCAAGTGAAAAAGATAGGTTTTATCTTTTTCGATAATTGGGATAGTTTGTTGGGATTTATTTTGTTGTTTTTTGTGAGTGGTTGTTGTGTTGGTTTGGAGTCTTTGATCTTTGAGCTAAAGCTCAAGGATTCCAAACCAACTTTCCCTTCAAACTACCTTTACCTATCTTTATTAAATACAGTATACACCCGGGAGAAAACATTGTCAAGGGCCTTGAACATATAATTAACATTATCGCTTGTTTAAGCGAATAAAATTAGATTTCGCGTAAGATTATAGATGAATAATAAAAAGTTATCCACAGCTTCGGAAAAGAAAAAATGCCGTGCTGTGGAAGTTTGCTTTGTTGTGAAATATATTATATAATGTTAAACTTCAAATATGATTTATTAAGAAAGCATAATGGATAGGAGCAGCACACAAAAAATTATTTTTGCGGTCATCATTATTTTATTTTCTGCAGGATATTATTTCATTTTTGGCAAGCACGAAAATGTTCCCGGAAATGCAGTGGAGGAAAAAACGGAGAAAGCTCCGGATGTTGCGCTTGAAGCCGGAATTTCCGAGCAGGGAACGATTGTGGACGGATCGGACCGATCGGAAGTCGCCAGTGGAACTTATGAAAGCGATCCGGGTGCAAGCGAGAAGGAATCTCAGGCGGAGATTCCGGCAAGTCCTTCGGTGGCGCCTGCTATAGCACCTCCTACAGTACCTTCAGCAGAACCCCCGATAACTCCCAAAAAGGAAGTTTCAACCATAAAAAACATTCTTTTCAGCGTGCCATTCGCTTCTCAGGCGCCATACGGGAACTGGAGCGATGCGAGAAACCAGGACGGATGCGAGGAGGCGGCGGCTATTATGGCGATGGCCTGGGTGAATGGAACGGCTTTGAATGCAAAATCGGTCAATGATGAGATATACAAGATCGCCGCATATGAGGAAGAGGCTGTCGGAACGTTCCATGACACATCTGCGTTCGATACGGCTGAAACGATATTTAAAGGATATTTCAAATATGAAGGGATAGAGGTTAAATACAGGATAAAAATAGAAGATATCATAAATGAGCTTGAGGCGGGAAATCTCGTTGTCGTTCCGACAAGGGGACAGCTTCTGGGAAATCCAAATTTCACGCCTCCCGGTCCTTTGACCCATGAGCTGGTTATTATCGGATATGACTTCAAGACCAAAGAATTCATAACCAATGATCCCGGAACAAGGAACGGAAAGGGATATCGTTATGATGAAAATGTCCTGATAGATGCGGTCATCGATTATCCGACGGGATCGCATGAAAAAGTCGTGGAGGAAAAAACCGCGATGATCGTCGTTAGACCTTCGGTCAAATAATTATTATCACTTGCACAATTATCCTAAAGAGTGTAAATTGTAATAGGCGATAATAATATGAATATATGAAATTTTGCCGGTTGTTACAAAGCATCGGATCACAATAATTCTCAGTTGAGGGTTATTTTTTTATCTTTGAGGCAAAACAATATGCAAGACAGAATACCGCATCCGATCATCGATATGCACACGCACCTTCGCGACAGCATTCCTCTCGGGATAAGGCTCAAGAATCCGAACAATGAAGGGAATGTGATCGGAAAGGTTGCGAAGCAGGGGAAGGTCGACGTTCTTCTTTATATGGCGAACACCACCCCGCCCCTTGATGATCCGGAAATAATAAAAAGATCATTGATGCTGAAAAGGCATGGCGCGAGGGCGATACCGGTCGGTGCAATGACAAAAAATCTTGAAGGCAAGACCCCTGTCGATATTGATGCCATAAAGCCCTATGTTGCGGGATTCAGCGACGACGGAAAATGCCTGGAAGATCTGGAGATCCTGGAATATTTCCTGAGGAAAGGAGTCCTGGTCCTTGCGCATTGCGAACCGGAAACGGAAACCATAGAAAAATATATAAAAGTTCTGGAGAGAAGTCGGGGAAATCTCCATATCCAGCATGTGAGCAGGAAGTCAAGCGTCGAAGCCATAAGAACGGCAAAAAAGATCGGGCTTCCGATCACGTGCGAAACCTGTCCGCAATATTTTATTTACACATATAATGACCGGGATCTGGTCCTGAATCCGCCGCTCGGGAGCGAGATGGATGTCGCTGAAATAAAGAAAGGGCTGCGGGATGGCACGATCGATGTGATCGCATCCGACCATGCACCTCACGATGATCCGATCCGGAACGGATTGAGGGGCCTGAAGACCCTCGTTTCTCTTTCCTACGGGCTGGTCCTTTCCGGAGTTTTGCCGGAAGGGGAATTGTGGAAGAAATTGACGGTGAATCCGCAGAGGATCATCGCGAAAAACGGGTATATCATTTAATTCCGCGCGGGTATTTTTCTGGTTGACAAATTGTGAATGTTGTGATAATATGTGCTGTTGTAAATTTATGTCATAAGCGATTTTGTCGCTTAGGTCTATTTATAACAAAAATCTAAAAGGAGGAATGGATATAATAGGAGCAAACGCGGTTCTGTCGTTCATTATAATAATAACCATATTAGGCATCGCTCATGAACTCGGTCATTTCGAGGTTGCAAGAAGGTTCGGGATCAAGGCGACAAAGATCGGGGTCGGATTTAAGATCCCGAGGATGGCGTGGCTATCGGTTTCGAAAAAAATCAGGGGAGTCGAGGTTTCATTGAATCCGATCCTGGCAGGAGCTTATGTGAATATTGACTCTGATGAAGTTGATAAGCTTGATAGCGTTTTTAAGAAAATCGCCATATATGCGGCGGGTCCCTTGGTTAATTTGTTTTCAGGCATAGCGCTATTAACGCTCGCTATGATCATGAGAGGCGCTGGCTTGCTGGAGGCATTTACCGGAGTTGTAGCCAATACGGTAATGGCAATAATAAGTTTGCCGCAAGTCTTTTCAAACTTTTCCAGCATGAAGGAAAATCTTGCGGGGCCTATCGGTATCATGAATTTAATGTCGGGCGAGTCGGTTCCATCCGGAGTTGCGCCATTGATGTTTTTTTTCGTTTTACTGGGAGCCTTGAGCATAGGCTTTGCAATAATGAACCTGATTCCGCTGGTACCTCTTGATGGAGGACGGATATTCCTGGTAATATCGGAAAGGGTATTCGGTAAAAATATGGCATTCAGGATCTTGCGAATCGCATATGTGCTGTTAAGTCTCGCGGCTTTTATAGCTCTGATAGGATTCGCCATATTGAACGATCTGGGAGCATTTAATTAATAATGCCCCTTATTTTTTTATAGAAAATGTCAGGACCATGCTGAAATAAAAAGAAACCCGATGTTATGATGGAGATCGGGTTTCTGATCTGCGGCTGAACTTGGTTATCCGACATATTTGAAGCGCGGCACTTCTTTGCCGTCGATCGTTATATTTTCAAAAAACATTTTTCTCGGCCTTACCCACAGGGCATTGTGGCCGAACTCTTCCGAATCCCAAAGTGCGCGATACACGACCAATTCTTCCAGCGTCTCGCTGTGCCTTGCGAGCCCGATCACTTCATAATATTTATTCTTATAATGCAGATATTTTCCCGGTTTGACGTTTTCCATGTTCGTAGAGTTTATATAAATGATTAAAAAACATATCAGATAAGAAGATTCATTTCCGGCTTCCCAATACCAGCTTGCACGCTTCATGTTTGTCTTTGATGATCTCTTTGGCTGCCGGACTCAGTTTTTTCCAGCTTCGTTCCAGTTTTTTTGCGATCCAGTCGTTTGCCTCGTCAATATCCATCTTGTGGCTGAAGAATGCCAGAAAGAATAAAGAAGAGACAGAATCAAAATGAGCCATCGAATCCGCATCGGCGACGCACAACGCTTCACTGGTCAGCTTTTTTGCCATTCTGCTTCCTCTGTGGCTGAGAATGCAGTGTTTGACTTCCCTGATCCTTTGCGGAGGATAGTCGTATTTTTTGAGGATCATCTCGGCCAATCTTGCGCCATGCACATGGTGTTCTTCATAAAGTTTGCGGTCTTTGACGCTTGCATAGTCGTGAAGCAGGGCCGCGATCTCAACGATCTCTTCGTCGGCGCCGAGTTTTTTCGCCATCAGCTTGGCATACTTCACAACTGGCAAAATGTGATGGGTCCACGCTCCATAACCGAAATAATTCGTCCTGTTTTTGCACGCTTTTTCAACTATTTCCGAGATCTCTTTTATCATCATATTGGTTGATTATAGGATATTATTCATGCGATGCGATGATCCCATGTCTGTTGACTTATTAAAATATAGCATAAATATTTCCGTATTAACAGAAAAAAATAACCGTTTCAGGTTATTTGCTCAGCTCAACTTCGATTTCCTTTTTAAGAGAAAGTAACTTTCCGCACAGTCTGCAGCAGCAATCATCCAATAACTCATCTACTGTTATAGTCTCTTTGACCGTGTTCTCTGCGATCGCCAGAAGCGTTGTTCTCTTGTCCATCCTGACCGCGTGCCAGCAGGCCGCAGAGATAAAGATCGCATTGTCTCTGTTGATCGTGACAACTTCACATTTACTTTCACTGTGGACTTCCACAAGCGCCTGTCCGCTCGTGCAGAGCAGGATCTCGCTTGAGCCCAAGTGGTAATGCTTTCCCCTGATCTCTTCTGAACTATTTTTGTTCACTATAAAGTAAACTCTTTGGACGTTGGGCATGAGTCCCTCCGTCAGTTTTGGCAGATCTATTTCCGTGAGAGAACCTTGCTTGTTCTTGTCGCCGGTTCCGGATACGGTTCTTGTTTCTATTATCTTATAACTCAATTCATATCCCTCCATATTGATAATGTGAATGATAACTGCTATATTACTTTTGTCAATGAATTAATTGCAATTATGCCTAATTTCTGGAGAAAATTGAAAAAGCCGATCCTGGCGCTTGCGCCCATAGCCGGATATACGAATTCTTCGTTCCGCCAGATCTGCAAAAGATATGGCGCCGATGTCGTCTATTCCGAAATGGCAAGCGCCGTCGCTCTTAATTATGGCGGGAAAAAGACCATGGAGCTTTTGAGGTTCCAAAGGCCGGAGCGGCCCTATGTGGTCCAGCTTTTCGGAAATGATCCGAAATATTTCAGGAACGCCGCTAAAATAGTTTCCGAAAAGATAAAGCCTGACGGGATCGATATAAACATGGGTTGTCCCGCAAAAAAAGTATTTTCAAATGGAAGCGGGGCCGCGCTTATGATAAACAAAAAGATCGGAAGGGCGGTTATCGAAGAGACTTTGAAGGGCACCAAGCTTCCGGTGTCGATCAAGGTCAGATCGAAAGCGGGGGATGTCACGGCATATCAATTCGTGAGATCCGTCAAAGATCTGCCCATTAGGGCTATAATGATCCACGGAAGAACTCTGGCACAGGAATTTTCGGGAGAAATAGACTATACTCAGATCAAAAAAATAAAATCCCTAGTTGATATTCCGGTAATTGCGAATGGAGGAATAAACACTCCGCTTGATGCGAAGATCATGCTTGAGAGGACCGGTGCAGACGGGATTGGTATTGCGAGGGGCGCTCTCATGAAACCGTGGCTTTTTTTGGAGATAAGGGAATATCTGAAAAAAGGGGAATATGAAGATTTCGGTATTGAAAAAATAAAAAAGGCCGCCCTTGATCATGCAAAAATGTCGTTCAGGGCGGGCGGAGCTCACGGGATCCTTGAGATGAGAAAATATCTTCTCTGGTATTTCAGAGGATTTGAGAACGCGAAAGAAGCGAGAAGGGATCTGGTGCAAGTTGAATCCGTGAAGGATATAGAGAATGTTCTGAAAAGTATATAAAAAAAGAGCCGTTTTAGCTCCCTAGTTTTTCGAGTTCACTGATATATGATCTGGTTTTTCCGTTTCCCGGGAATCGTGCGAACAGCGATACATAATGTTCAGACATGTTTATTTTTGCGATGGATAATCCCCATACTGCCAGCACTGCCAGGATCAGCGCAATGCCGAGGAAGGATCCTGCGAACCATATGGATTCGATCTTTGAAAATTCTCCTATCCATGCCAGGGCTACTGACAAGATCAATACGGCAAAGATGGCCTTGAATGCGGATCTTTCCACCATATCCCGTTTCATGCTGTTTATGTGAAACTTTCTGATAAACAGGGGAGATGTCTTTGCATCTTCGTATATTTCATCTTCGTTGTTCGTATAAAACTTTACACTGGCAGCTCTTATCGGGAGAATTCCCGTTCTTTTTGTATTCTCCCTTACGGGAAGAACATTGGTTCTCTCTTTGTATTTCACTTTGGGAAGAACGTTGGTTTCTTCTCTGTTTCCCATTATAAACCTCCTGTTTTCTGAATTATATTAGGTTGTGATTATTTGTCAATTTTGGCAAAATAAAAAAAGGAAAACATATCAGCTCCCTAAGCCGAGAGCCTCAGAGGCTTCTCGCCACTCTTCCAGAAGAGCGGGATCGATTTTATTTTTGTTTCCCTGTTTGTTTTTTTCCAGAACATTATTGTCCTGATTTTTTTTGTTCGTCATCTCTCTCACCTCTATTTGAGTGCCGGGATGAAACCCAAGTTGATTTTCCGTTGTCCCGCGATAAGCTTCCGAGCTTCCTCTTTGGTGATAAGTTCAATACCGTCTTCTCCGATGAATCGATGGATGGTATTTCCGTTATGTCTTTCACCGCAAAATTCACAATTTCTCATGGTTTTATGCACCCTACGATACATTATATGACACCGTAATCACAGTGTCAATACTTATTAAAATTTTCTATAATAAAAGATAAAAAAATGGGAATATTTTTATTTTCCCATATTCGATTTTGGTTGTCATTTCGGCTATTTTTGTTTATATTCAGCCCTGGCAAGATCCATTGAGCAAATGATAGAAATTTACATCTTTCAAACATTTTACAAGCTTTTCCGGGGTGTCTATGATCGCGATTGTGGATAATTTCTTTATTTTGGGTATCGCTTTATTGCTTAGTCCATGACTGCTGATCAAGATCGCTTCATTAGGTGCGATGCTTCTTTCTTTCAGTTTTTCATGCACTGATCTTTCATAGAAGTCAGGATCGTGCTCTGCGGTTTTTACTTCCCTTCCGATTATCGGAGTCCTCTCATGCAAATTTCCCAATATTGCCTTTATATCTTGTTTCGCGTCGTCTGTTGCGCTGTCAGAGATCCAAATTACATAAATGTCGTTATACAGGGTGTTATTGATTATCTCTATAAGCTTATCGTCCAACGCTATCTTCATTGAAGAATTTTGCGCGGCTTTGTCCAAGGAAGCTTTGTTGCATATTATTCCATCAGCATCGATTACCAAAGCTGATATTTTTTTGTTTTCCGGTATGTTCATTTATCTCTCTCCTTCTTGGTTGTTAAATAACAAATCGCATATCATATATTATATGATACCGTAATCATGCTGTCAATAATGTTCAAATCTTTGTTTAAATATAATAAAATAGTCCTTTCTGCAAGGACCATTCTATGTGCTATCGATGCTAAATTTAACTTATTTTTTCCACTCTTTTACGGCTTTTTCATAGCTATCCAGGGATCCGACATCAAACCATTGTCCCGATAGGGAGTAGCCGGACAGGTTGTTCTCTTTCGCAAGCTTGGTCAGAATATCAACCTCGAGGCTTTTTGAGCCTGCTTTCATGTGTTCGAATATTTCCGGATTCATTATATAGATGCCGGCATTGATGAGATGAGATATTCCGGTTTCTTCCTTCGGTCTTTCGCTGAATTCGATGACTTTAGACCCTTTCAAGTTGACCACGCCCCAGTCCGAAGACTTGTCCACGGAAGTGATCCCCATGGTTATGATATTCTTATTCGATTTGTGGAATTCAAGCATGTCAAAGATGTCAGGTTCTGCGAGGACGTCTCCATACCACAGCACGAAAGGGGAATCCATCAGGCTGTTTTTCGCTTGGAAGAGCGGCTGCGCAGTTCCGCTTTCTTTGCCGTCCTGGTCGATATAGGTTATGCGGACGCCGAATCCGCTTCCGTCTTTGAAATACTCTTTGATCTTGTTTCCAAGATATCCCACCGATATGAT from Candidatus Paceibacterota bacterium includes:
- a CDS encoding HAD family phosphatase; the protein is MIKMVFVDMSNTLVDGSGANSGADFIGKGDLYREIYPKYKAGKITMTELLNKTYGCWAGLNVYDLQKVFEKLDFNDGAKETIKKIKNEGIKMVLLTQIPVQLGELFKKSLGFDFITGTVLEVKNGIFTGKVLEYHDNKAREAMQILEREKIFPEEAVSIGDRKDDAEVFKKVRFGVSYNGDEAARKNAKYQIDDFKKLYDIIEKESNN
- a CDS encoding cation-translocating P-type ATPase; its protein translation is MTLSESEIKKITGLSEEEVKNSFEKHGYNELPSSKKRSFMKIIEEVLQEPMFILLVIAGSVYLVLGSTEEAFLLLGFVFVIVGITIYQENKTENALDALRKMSSPRALVIRGGKQKRIPGVEVVPGDIIVLKEGDRIPADAELLWTRNLSVDESLLTGESVPVRKDPSNKNSGSSRKTEEERSSIIYSGSLVVQGQGVAKVRTTGINTEMGKIGKALEVIKEERTPLQDQTKRIVKSVFGIVIVLFLIIILYYGIVRGNWTEGILSGITLAMALLPEEFPVVLTIFLALGAWRISKEQALTRKISAVETLGSSTVLCVDKTGTLTENKMSVREIFTEGENFDVKGNEDRLPSKFHEIIEYGILASEEDPFDPMDKAIQDLGKRTLANTRHIHTKWTLVEEYPLTRKLLAISHVWRREDGGDHDGYVVSAKGAVEAICDLCHLDADECRKISVLVDSMAANGLRVISVAKSGFEKSDLPSSQHDFDFKFLGLIGLADPVRKTVPPAMKECYNAGIRVIMITGDYPATAKNIAREIGLKNYNEIITGPELEKMGSEELRKKIKEVNIFARVAPEQKLLIVNALKSNGEIVAMTGDGVNDAPALKSAHIGVAMGERGTDVARESAGIVLLNDDFSTIVKAVRLGRRISDNLKKAMAYIVSVHIPIAGVSFFPVLFGWPVVLYPVHIVFLELVIDPACTVVFEAEKEEANVMRRPPRDPKKPLFGSKILILSVLQGFFSLLAVAAIFMLARYSGQSDEEARTLAFITLITSNISLILVNRSWTKTIISYMFVPNRALAGVAAIAITFLIMALYIPALQRVFHFGFMHWEDIITSLAFGISSIVWFEALKYYCIHRNIKLLES
- a CDS encoding C39 family peptidase, with the protein product MDRSSTQKIIFAVIIILFSAGYYFIFGKHENVPGNAVEEKTEKAPDVALEAGISEQGTIVDGSDRSEVASGTYESDPGASEKESQAEIPASPSVAPAIAPPTVPSAEPPITPKKEVSTIKNILFSVPFASQAPYGNWSDARNQDGCEEAAAIMAMAWVNGTALNAKSVNDEIYKIAAYEEEAVGTFHDTSAFDTAETIFKGYFKYEGIEVKYRIKIEDIINELEAGNLVVVPTRGQLLGNPNFTPPGPLTHELVIIGYDFKTKEFITNDPGTRNGKGYRYDENVLIDAVIDYPTGSHEKVVEEKTAMIVVRPSVK
- a CDS encoding site-2 protease family protein; this translates as MDIIGANAVLSFIIIITILGIAHELGHFEVARRFGIKATKIGVGFKIPRMAWLSVSKKIRGVEVSLNPILAGAYVNIDSDEVDKLDSVFKKIAIYAAGPLVNLFSGIALLTLAMIMRGAGLLEAFTGVVANTVMAIISLPQVFSNFSSMKENLAGPIGIMNLMSGESVPSGVAPLMFFFVLLGALSIGFAIMNLIPLVPLDGGRIFLVISERVFGKNMAFRILRIAYVLLSLAAFIALIGFAILNDLGAFN
- a CDS encoding DUF1653 domain-containing protein, which codes for MENVKPGKYLHYKNKYYEVIGLARHSETLEELVVYRALWDSEEFGHNALWVRPRKMFFENITIDGKEVPRFKYVG
- a CDS encoding HD domain-containing protein, whose translation is MMIKEISEIVEKACKNRTNYFGYGAWTHHILPVVKYAKLMAKKLGADEEIVEIAALLHDYASVKDRKLYEEHHVHGARLAEMILKKYDYPPQRIREVKHCILSHRGSRMAKKLTSEALCVADADSMAHFDSVSSLFFLAFFSHKMDIDEANDWIAKKLERSWKKLSPAAKEIIKDKHEACKLVLGSRK
- a CDS encoding WxcM-like domain-containing protein; this encodes MSYKIIETRTVSGTGDKNKQGSLTEIDLPKLTEGLMPNVQRVYFIVNKNSSEEIRGKHYHLGSSEILLCTSGQALVEVHSESKCEVVTINRDNAIFISAACWHAVRMDKRTTLLAIAENTVKETITVDELLDDCCCRLCGKLLSLKKEIEVELSK
- a CDS encoding tRNA-dihydrouridine synthase family protein; translation: MPNFWRKLKKPILALAPIAGYTNSSFRQICKRYGADVVYSEMASAVALNYGGKKTMELLRFQRPERPYVVQLFGNDPKYFRNAAKIVSEKIKPDGIDINMGCPAKKVFSNGSGAALMINKKIGRAVIEETLKGTKLPVSIKVRSKAGDVTAYQFVRSVKDLPIRAIMIHGRTLAQEFSGEIDYTQIKKIKSLVDIPVIANGGINTPLDAKIMLERTGADGIGIARGALMKPWLFLEIREYLKKGEYEDFGIEKIKKAALDHAKMSFRAGGAHGILEMRKYLLWYFRGFENAKEARRDLVQVESVKDIENVLKSI
- a CDS encoding sugar phosphate nucleotidyltransferase, translated to MERERLTITLKKEIVGAIDRMVDGAKIRNRSHAIEYLLSKSLFPQHTKVLILTGGEGVKLRPFTYEMPKALLPVHNKPLLQHTIEFMAKNGFKDIIISVGYLGNKIKEYFKDGSGFGVRITYIDQDGKESGTAQPLFQAKNSLMDSPFVLWYGDVLAEPDIFDMLEFHKSNKNIITMGITSVDKSSDWGVVNLKGSKVIEFSERPKEETGISHLINAGIYIMNPEIFEHMKAGSKSLEVDILTKLAKENNLSGYSLSGQWFDVGSLDSYEKAVKEWKK